A window from Triplophysa dalaica isolate WHDGS20190420 chromosome 3, ASM1584641v1, whole genome shotgun sequence encodes these proteins:
- the ccdc39 gene encoding coiled-coil domain-containing protein 39, whose protein sequence is MSDSLLAEIDWDEGFAIPVANAENKTLEEEVRRKQKEHVDLENKLNKHKDIINALSEHLKNLRQEFSQTQALCKAREKETESEEHFRTLAERESGRLKQEIKALDNELKTLNEKKNSQENNIFKATQNLDELKNQLNWDQQTLDAWLQESAQKDEDTMAIIKYAKQDESKIRELTLKIEKLTIEVNQKRKTLDSELTESIMAQVALDKTLESFRQANIERQEMLSQLENTVKQMRRRDQEIQQSAMMLAEKKQMIREKNDLIKERMDFMEREIENNKELERKIATAERQAVRLRQQLQEEESNHRRLKDELQTLKGNLERTAGDVETTRSELTSMKKEIKDKTAKVEEAKLHNAALEEKLQHVTEAALDGEEQALQMDQLLKDQELRIREIDAQLLRQRDVMFKENQKLQELRDKEKSTIAEIHGTRAALSNQDSRLRKLDQNSLKQQGILFNQDFQIQMLERKMSRLQGRVNTDEKEALEKRVSDLTEALAEKKKTATSLTKQLKKLQDDIRCVKKETEKTENEKRDLTSKIQELQLFIDTSEKEQKKLRLKKQDTMVEKDLLKMDVQRRRGLLYDRADGVLSLEKRRLQLQTAMKEREEEIHVHREMLYKQIKFTEQERQKLSAELSERLSKIDKMKKRYEILTVSMAAPEGEEEKSQAYFIIKAAQEKEELQHQGDELDAKIRKKEKEIKALENTLKVVNDRNSTYRKALGKVSESSPEHQEKLKLEEERRAAEEKYKYKRRQIRELDEDIEGMSSTLEALLEEEKVQNETNEKIQEQISCLRKDLVSQEEKLNRAVKQRVRYTKEIRSAKKTKEKTFEERDIELRQLKELNKTINKMLLEAMEENPELSSLLQMHFEKAGLSLPSPASTPSSRMSSKISSARSSASLRSSVNSSPRSQSATSAPVKIVDLSLGLSVTSAQGSRPSSSGSSRSNKCKSPKTDS, encoded by the exons ATGTCCGACTCTCTGTTAGCTGAAATTGACTGGGACGAGGGTTTTGCGATCCCTGTAGCTAATGCAGAAAACAAGACGCTAGAGGAGGAG GTCAGAAGAAAGCAAAAAGAACACGTCGACCTCGagaacaaactaaataaacataAGGACATCATTAATGCTCTGTCAGAACATCTCAAAAACCTAAGACAGGAATTTTCACAAACTCAG GCTCTGTGCAAagccagagagaaagagaccgAATCAGAGGAGCATTTCCGAACGCTGGCAGAGAGGGAGTCGGGTCGATTGAAGCAGGAGATCAAGGCGCTCGACAATGAACTGAAGACACTGAATGAGAAGAAAAACTCCCAAGAG AACAACATCTTTAAGGCCACCCAGAACCTTgatgaattaaaaaatcaaCTGAACTGGGATCAGCAGACTTTGGATGCCTGGTTGCAGGAATCAGCACAAAAGGATGAAGACACCATGGCAATCATTAAGTATGCCAAACAAGATGAGAGCAAGATTCGA GAGCTGACACTAAAGATTGAGAAACTGACTATTGAAGTCAACCAGAAGAGAAAGACCTTAGACAGTGAACTCACAGAGAGCATTATGGCACAg GTTGCTCTGGACAAGACACTAGAGAGTTTTCGTCAAGCCAACATTGAAAGACAAGAGATGCTCAGCCAGCTGGAGAACACAGTTAAACAAATGAGGAGGAGAGACCAAGAGATACAGCAGTCAGCAATG ATGTTGGCAGAGAAAAAGCAAATGATAAGGGAGAAGAACGATCTGATCAAGGAGAGGATGGACTTCATGGAACGTGAGATAGAAAACAATAAGGAGCTGGAGAGGAAGATAGCCACAGCTGAACGGCAGGCAGTTCGACTCAGACAGCAGCTTCAGGAAGAGGAGAGTAACCACAGACGTCTGAAGGATGAG CTACAAACCCTGAAGGGAAATTTAGAGAGAACTGCCGGAGATGTGGAGACCACCAGATCTGAGTTAACCAGtatgaaaaaagaaattaaggacAAGACTGCCAA AGTTGAAGAGGCAAAGCTGCATAACGCTGCTCTGGAGGAGAAACTTCAACATGTGACGGAGGCGGCGCTGGACGGGGAGGAGCAAGCGCTACAGATGGACCAACTGCTTAAAGATCAGGAGCTCAGAATCAGG GAAATTGATGCTCAGCTGCTCCGTCAGAGAGACGTCATGTTCAAGGAGAATCAGAAACTGCAGGAGCTGCGCGATAAAGAGAAGAGCACCATAGCTGAGATCCATGGCACCCGGGCAGCTCTCTCCAACCAGGACAGCAGACTCCGCAAACTGGACCAGAACTCTCTAAAACAGCAGGGAATACTTTTTAACCAG GACTTTCAGATCCAGATGCTGGAGAGGAAGATGTCACGTTTGCAGGGACGGGTGAACACTGATGAGAAGGAGGCTTTGGAGAAGAGGGTCTCGGATCTAACTGAAGCCCTGGCGGAGAAGAAGAAGACAGCCACCAGCCTCACCAAACAGCTAAAGAAACTTCAG GACGATATCCGTTGTGttaagaaagagacagagaaaaccgaaaatgaaaagagagatCTGACTTCCAAGATCCAGGAACTGCAGCTCTTCATTGACACATCAGAGAAAGAGCAGAAGAAGCTGAGGCTAAAAAAACAG GACACCATGGTGGAGAAAGACCTGCTAAAGATGGATGTACAACGTCGGAGAGGTTTGCTGTATGACCGAGCAGATGGAGTGTTGAGTCTGGAGAAGAGACGACTGCAGCTCCAGACAGCCATGaaggagagagaagaggagatCCATGTGCATAGAGAGATGCTCTATAAACAGATCAAATTCACGGAGCAGGAGAGACAAAAGCTCAG TGCCGAACTCAGCGAGAGACTGTCCAAAATCGACAAGATGAAGAAGAGGTACGAGATTCTCACTGTTTCCATGGCAGCCCCTGAAGGCGAAGAAGAGAAATCACAGGCGTACttcataataaaa GCAGCTCAGGAGAAAGAGGAACTCCAGCATCAGGGGGATGAACTGGATGCTAAAATCCGCAAGAAGGAGAAGGAGATTAAAGCTTTGGAGAACACCCTAAAAGTTGTCAATGATCGCAATTCAACTTATCGCAAAGCCCTGGGCAAAGTGTCAGAGTCTA GTCCAGAGCATCAGGAAAAACTAAAGTTGGAGGAAGAGAGACGAGCTGCTGAGGAGAAATACAAGTACAAGAGACGACAAATCAGAGAACTAGACGAAGACATtgaa GGAATGTCCAGCACACTCGAAGCTCTCCTTGAGGAGGAAAAAGTCCAGAATGAGACAAATGAGAAAATCCAAGAACAAATCTCCTGTCTCAGAAAAGATCTTGTCTCTCAGGAGGAGAAATTAAATAGAGCTGTTAAACAG CGTGTCAGATACACCAAAGAAATTCGTTCAGCTAAAAAGACCAAGGAGAAAACCTTTGAGGAGCGTGACATAGAGCTACGTCAACTCAAAGAACtaaacaaaaccataaacaaGATGCTCCTAGAAGCCATGGAAGAAAATCCTGAGCTGTCATCTCTATTACAGATGCATTTCGAGAAG GCTGGTCTGTCGCTGCCCTCTCCTGCGTCCACCCCATCCAGTCGCATGAGCTCAAAGATCAGCTCAGCACGGAGTTCTGCTTCACTTCG CTCCTCAGTTAACAGCAGCCCCAGAAGTCAATCTGCCACATCTGCTCCAGTGAAGATAGTGGATCTGAGCCTGGGCCTCTCCGTCACATCTGCTCAAGGGTCTCGCCCATCCAGCAGTGGCAGCAGCAGAAGCAACAAGTGCAAGAGCCCTAAGACAGATTCATAA